CCAGATGATCAGTGATTGTACAAAGGGAACTTACCACTTTTGCAACACTCCCCCTGGCTAAGGCAAAGGCCAAAAGTGTAAGTTCAACCTCTGGAGTGGTACAACaactggggagggaaaaaaacaacagcattaaaagaaaactcaggacactgtttttaaataaaagacagatgACACTCACATGGAAAAATCTACAGTGCGAGTTTCTTAACATCTTCCAATTTTTCAAGAGCAGGTGAGTAAAGATAAGAGAAATTTGCTATACAAATTCTTCTAAACCATCTTCTACTGCATCAAAACACATCAACACAAACTTACCTTGTTATTCTTATGAGGAAGCTATCGACTTCTTCCAAAACATTTGGAGACAAGAAGCTTGAAAAATCTGTAGAGCCTGGTGTTAGCGATAGAGGTGGCATGTGTTGCAGTGCTTTCCTAGTAAAAGGACAGAACGTAACATCAGAAAACCAGACAGAATCAGAGAAAACAGCCTTCTAAAATGGGTTAGCTATTTGACTCGTCATGCTTTTTGAGAGCAGGTCTGTACAAACAGGTTCCGAGTGCAGAAAATCTACTGACACAGACGATCTCTTCAAAAGGCAAAGCGAGTAGTGCGTTCTAGGCAGGGAAAGTTTAACAGCTGATGGGTAATCCTGAATCTAGTCTCATCATCTCAGATTCAATAAGACAAATCAAGGGGTTTTGAATTGTATCTGTGACAACATTAGAAATAGTGTCCACatactgctttattttaaatagttctAGCACTGAGCAAGAGCCTGTTAATAAAgggaaaattgcttttaaactcTCAGAACTACAGAAACTGAAAGAGCTGAGATCAGAGTTTCTGTTTGATTTCCAAAGGTAATGTAATAACCcctgaaaatacagattattAAACAGCTTCAAAGTCATTCCATCCAACACTAAAGTTTGAGGATTTGCTTTCTAATTCCAAACACTGAATTTATAATTCCTGAGAACATATTTTTAGTCAAGTTTTCTCCAGGCTTTACCCCCCTCAATATTCATGTTATACTTCTAAAAACTATCTAAACTGAGGGAACCTGAGGGCCCCCAGTTTTAGTAAAGCTTGCACTTATGAACATTCCTCAGACAGAAGCATGTAGAAAGTTATCTAAGCACTAAAGAGGTTCCATAGATGACACAAATTAAAAGACAGGCTTAATGGACTTTAGCCTGCAGTACTCATTAACCTAATGACAGCAGTGCCCTTGAGCATGGTGGAATCATGCTAGCTAAGCTCTATAAAAGCTGATGGGGGTGTATAGTGATTTTATTAGGATTCCAATCCTTCAAGTCACTGGGTGGAAGTGTTTGGCAATCACACAAGGAAACGTTACATAGAAAAGAGCTGATCACCACAAGCAAACAGCTACAGAGATATTGCATGTATCTGACTATATCCCCATGTAATGCACGACAAGGCATTACACAAGCAAAAATGTGCTCAAAATTAAGCTAAATTAACCTCCATTCCATAAATGGAAGAGGTCCAATATTTATAATCAATAAAATTAACAATAATTTTAAGCTTCTCTAAAGTATGACAATTCAAAggacaggcaaaaaaaaaggtatttttcagtgtctgttCAGTCATGGCTTAACAACTAGATTAGATACAACAGTAAGGAGAACTAGTTCCCATATGCACAAACAGATAGAAGTATCAAAATTTAAAGTGTGATAACTAAAAAGATGATTAAACACCTTACTGGAGGGAGGTAAATCAGTTTACTGAAGctgtaagtatttaaaaaacccaaaccaaactaaaaataAGGCCATCACATGCCATGGAAGTTTGGTACTTACTGAGTATTTTGCAAAATAGTATGAACAAATGCTGGGTTTGTTTCCATGGAAGCTGTCACCAGAGAGGTCAGCAGCGACCAGTACCAGATCGCTGAAGCATCGCATACGGAGACTCCCACCTTCTTCACCCGTTGATACCCAACAGCCCTGAGCCCGTGGATTCTGGTGTCACATCCATCACTAAGGCAACGCTTGATATTTATCTGTACATCTgtcaaaacacaaaataagactttttttccccccatttcttCTGCTGGATGAGATCTAGAAGAATGCAGATATTCAAAACCAGAATTATCGCAAAACCTCTGAGGAAAATAGCAGCAGATATGTAACAGTACTCCCACACAGAGACAACTCTGCATATGTGTTTCTTCACTGTACACCCTACGACTGGGAAAATTTAGCCCCTGAACAGCTTACGTGATCCATTACATATGGTTCGGTTAGAAATCAgggaaaaagcagtaaaaaaaaaaaacccaaacccctcaaAGTGGAAAACAGACTACGGATTATTTCATCAGTACCTTTCTACCTACATACACAGGAAGCATCTTGGGAGTGGTACTGGAGAATTAGGGTAAAAGAGTAAAGCCTAAAAGCAAAGCTTTAAGTTACATAAAAATCTTTGAGTAAACTCTTGACCATTTTGCACAGATAGCATCCTCCTAGTTACTTCTGAGGAACATCTTTGCCACCTGCTTCTGTGCCAGTGCAGGTTCATCTTAGTGAAAAGCACCTATTTGAAGTGAAGAGACAACATTTGTGAAGCTGCAGTAACCATCTTtctggctttaagctgaaagaggggagatgtAGATtatatattaggaagaagttgttGACTATGagggtgaggctctggcacagggtgctcagagaagctgtgggtgctccatccctggcattgttcagggccaggttggacagggcttggagcaagctgctctagtggaaagtgtccctgcttgtggcaggcggctggaactggatgagctttaaggtcacttccaacccaagtCAGTCTGAGATTCCATGATCTTAGGAAGGAGCAACTTTCCCTTGCTTGATTCCAATAGAGCATCCACAGATCTACCAGActtaaaaataacactgcttAAAAACCCTTAGCACAAAACCTGTTTTACATAAATCATCTGACCAGCTTCAGAGTTTTGCTACGAAGAAAACAGTTGCTCAGAAGCAGATTATTTGCTAGATATGATCATCCAACATATGCTCCCACTCTGCaagcaaagatatttttaaattgccCAGTGTCTTCAAACTGAGAGGCTAAAACTGCATCTTTAGTCATTCAGCTCTTCAACGCTTAGCCCAAGTTAGACAGATGCCATGAGAAAGACTCAGAAGACTCTCCTAAAGGCTAGAGATTAAACCACCAGAAGAACAATTTCTCCGACCCAAGGGTGTGATTTAAAGTTCCTACTCTGACGATTTCAACACATCATTCTATGCTCTACCCAAACTTTCACCTccaaaaaagcaccaaaacaaTACACCAACAGTATCCTTATTGACTCACACATCTGACTAATGTTAGCGTTTTCCAACAGTGTTACGTAGCCAGTGATATTGCTTGGAATGTGAACATCTCGGACCTCCTGAAGACTGCTGGCATTCCTTCCCACTGCCACTGTCACTTGCTGTGGCATGTAACTCTGGTCACTAGCTGCCACCGCAATGGACAGATGTCTCAGGACAACATCTGGTTTCATCTTTAAACTGCAAAGCAAAGATAAAACAGTCCTTTCAAAGAGAAGGTAGGGTCAAGCACTTCACTTTCAGCTAAGCTTCACTCAGTTTCCACTTGTACAAACACAGATAAATCCAAAGGAAATTACCATGTACTTCACAAGTGTATCAGGGTGGACAAGTCACAAGTGTATCAGGGTGGACGAGTTAGAAAACTTTAACTGACTTAATAGACAGTCACCTCTGAGAGCGAGACTGTAGAATTTTCTAGGGTATGGTTTTCAACTGAGAATTCATTTCTTGGTGAAGCAGGagctgtccccctgcagcctACAGAGGTTCATGATGGAGCTGATATCCCCTGCAGTCCATAGAGGCCCACACTGGAGCAAATATCCACCTGTAGCCTGCAGAAAACCCCACACCAGAGGAGGATGCCCAAAGGAAGCTGCAACCCTCTGGGAatcctgcactggagcaggctcctgtcaggacctgtggccccatgCTGAGATAAgaccatgctggagcaggtttgctggcaggacctgtggccccatgggGGGCCCATGCTAGACTCATCTGTTCCTAAAGGATGGCACCTTATGGGAGGGAccccactgtcctgggttcagctgtaacagttatttttctccttagtagctggtgtagtgctgtgtttcagctttagtttgagaacaatgctgataaaacaccaatgttttagttgttgctcagtagcattTATCCTGATCAAGGAAATTtcagtctcctgctctgccagtgaggagatgcatgggaagccaggaggaagcagagacaggacacctgacccaaactagccaaaggggtattccataccataacgcatcatgcccagtatagaaactggggggagttacccagaaggcccagatagctgctcaggtcaggctggatatcagtcagcaggtgctGAGCAATCGTGTTGGGCagcacttgtgtttattgtggtttcttctcctttccctttttagttgTGTAAtatctccccttgttatttcccttattattactagcagtagtggttttgtactatactttagttactggactattttttatctcaacctatgggatttacattctttcaactTTCCTCCCCATTTTACTGGGAGctagggctggagcagctgcttggtgctgagttactggatGGGTTTAAAGCACAgcacccacactggagcaggttatgaagaactgcagctcGTGAGAAGGACTCACATTGGAGAAGTTGGTGGAGGACTGTCTCCCACAGCGGGGACCCCACACTGGTGCAGGGCAAGAGTAtgagtcctcccctgaggaaggagcagcagaaacagtgtgtgatgaactgaccacaaccccattccccatccccctgtACCACTGGGGAGAGGAGGTGAAGAATTCAGGAGTGAAGTGGAGCCCAGGAACAAGGGAGGGGTGTGGAAGGGGTTttaaaatttggttttatttctcattatcctactctgatttgccTGGTAACAAAATTTAACTGATCTCCCCAAATTGAGTCTGTTTTGGCCGTAACAGCAGTTGGCAAGTGTTCTCTTCCTGCCCTTACCTCAATCTATAAGCCTTTAACTGTAtcttctctcccctgtccagctgaggaggggagtgacaGAGTGGCTTtggtcaacccaccacaacaCTCCACCAGCTGTATTTCTACGGACTATAACAACCCCAAAACTCAGGTGCATACTGGCATGTTGCTCACCGTATCCAATGGGAGCGAGCACTCCCATCCGACTGCCAGAAAGATGTCGTTTCTCCATTTGTCATCTTGTCAATATCAGCAGAATTGGACGAGGTTTCTATGTGAGTGTAGCACTTTGTGACAGACTTCAGTTTGTCTGCCTCCTGATTACCATTTAAATCACTGGGGTATTCTGCAAAGAACATAAATCACTCGTCAGATTCTTCTTTACCTTGTTTTTAGTATTATTATACCTTTATAATAACTAACACATACAAATTAAATTGTTGGTACAGAGCACAGGTCCCAAAGAACTGTTTctggcagaaaacagaagataGCAAAGTTTAATTTCAGATGATATTACAATCATCTTAACCAGTACGAAAATACCTACTTTGCCTGGAGTTCACTAGCCTTTATCACCAACTTTGATTACTGGCCTCATAAGAGCTTTATTAATatgcaaaaatacaaacaaattagaggaaaaagtaaaatatgatGGAGGAAACCTCAATTCAGCTGTTCTAGGGAAGGGACAAAGCAGACTGCTTCCCCAGGTAACTTGAGCTATTTCAACAGAAGTGCAGAGATCTGAAAATATCAAGTCAAGCTGTAAAGAGAAGGAGCCATCCCCACAGGGAGACCACCAGGAGAGTCCTGTCTGAAATATAGTAAAAGATTCACTACCTCCACCCCAAAACAATACATTACTTTTAACACTGAACAGTCAGTTTCAGAGAATATTCATCTCACTGAATTTCTAGCAACTAGCAGAGATGTTTGACTGAATAGAGAATATCACAATAATAATCATTCTGAAACAGGTCagaggaaagatgaaaaacatcCCAGTGTGTTACTCAGATTGAGAGGTAGTTTGGAAACCAATTTATGTGCCtcaaaagaacaacaaaaacacccacAGAAGCATGCACATCAACTCTATAAAAACTTCAACTCTGGTAAAAATTCAACAGTaaagaaagcttttccttttatccGTAATCTCTTCTTCAACCTACGGTTACACacggaaaagaaaaaaaaagatttacatACCCCTCTCTTTTAGGAGAAGTCGATCTAAAGAATCCTTCAGCACGGAAGACCTCATAGTGCAGATATTGTTAAAGTACTCCAGCACTGGGTAAGGGATGGCAGTATTAGAAATGCGATTCCGATGCAAGAACCTCAGGATCATTGAGGCATGAAGACCAAGACGCTCTTTCGATTCAGAAAATATATCAATAAAACCTAGAAAGAGAGATTATTTCCAGCTGTGTTGCAATATCTGACTTGATCAAGTCATCATTTCCACACACCACACTCCCTCACATCTTACTACTAGGGAAATCCAAATTAAGCATGGGAGCCAACACTGGAAATACATTCTACCACAGGAAGTAGCTCAAGTCTGCAACCTTTACAGAGGGACTGCAAGAGGTACAGGCAAACATTTTTGCCAGTTACTTAAAATAGCTGAAGGTGTTCAAAACAATTACCAGAAATCTTAGTTTTTATACTTATTTTGCTATCCTTAAAGTCTCAAACCCTTGCCTTCAATATCTAAGTGAAACAGCTGCTGCTTGGCTAAGAAGCTGATGTACTCGCATCACCCACCTTGAGCTACACTAAGCATATCCCTCTGGCACTGGAGATTATTGCCAAGGAGGTGCCTAATGTTTTCCACCAAGTTTGTAAGAAATTTCATTTCCTTAACAGCAATTCTCTGGATCATAGTGTATTTAGATGCACAAAAGAGTACTCCATGAATACTGTCCTCTGACTTATCTGCAGCCAATTCTAGCACTTCTTGTCTGATCCTCTGAGGCAAACCCTCTTTAGCCACTTATTATCAAAAGCTTGGAAGGAAAGCCAGTAACTGATACTTATTCCAGAAATCAAATTCTGGGAACTGACATTTTCCAAACTACACACCGTAAAACATGAATTATGTTTCAGAAGGATTTCAAATAAcaatatattaataataaagtCCATGACTCATCATCTGAAACAGACTCAGAAGAGGACTTATTCCTCCAAGTACAAGACTGCATTAGCTAGACACCAACATTTTGCATAAAACTGTTTCCTGTCTGCAAGACAAAATAGACAATGATAAGAAGATCCTCAGTCacacagagaggaaaatattGGTTATTTATGAAAGTAAGTTAGCTAGATGTAACTATGTGAAAACTATATGTAACTATATGAAAGTTACAGCAACTTCATTTGTTTGATACTAGAGAAGTGAGAATGACCTGGAGTACGGTTTTGATAAGATTAGGACAAGAACATTATTAAAGCAATTTATTGAAGCAACATCCCTTACACAGGGCAGGACTTGGGAAACCATCTCTTTGGTCACTCTGTTCTCATACCTGGAACTAGGGAACAAGCTTGCAGTTGCCTGATTACATGGCTAAGCTCCCCTTGAAGATTAGCTCCACTAGAATTCTTGAGAGCCTCCAGCATATTCTCCACATCTACAGTGCCGTCTCCTTCAGCATCAAATTGTGCAAAGgcctgaagaggaaaaattaaaagaaaatgtatttcagcatATTTGCTTCAAGCAGAAATTCAGGGTATTTCATAGAAGCCATATAACATTATAACAGCATGAAATAATAATCAAAATAACCCATTTTCCATAGTATTGAATTAATGACAAGAGGGAACAGCTTGGCTGGAAATCTGCAGTCTTCAGCAAGTTTTAAGGCAGTTGCACTGCCTTCCTACAAAAGTCAACTGTAGTTATGCTTAGGTGGAGAGAGCACATCTTCTATAGCAGTGAATCAGCAGCACCCATCCACTAACATCTGAGACTACAAAGAAGTTGCTCACAAAAGAGCACTAAAAAGCTCTTCCATTAAAGGCTGAGCTAGTTCTAAAAGCCATACCAGGCATTGCTCATCACTGCTGCACCCATCTCATGCTGCAGCTACTCTTAATTCTTCCAGGTTTCACTTAGTTTCTTCAGTTAAGAAAGCATCCTTAGAACCAgagtttttaaaacatttatatcCTTCCATGCACTGCCCTACACAAAACACCAGTTTAACCTCATTTGTCAAAGTATTtgtgaaaacaatgaaaagagTCAGAAAaggttcttattttttttttttattcagggGAACTTTATTATCTTTGACTTTGATAGAAATGTTTAACATAAAAGCTATGCTGAGCATGTATAACAAGTAACTCAGACAGCTTTGCATTTCGTGTCTTTGTAATAACAAAAGTACAAGGTACCTTTATTCAGCTAAACCTGTAAAGCAGAACCAAGCTCATAAATATAATGCTTTTAACCAGCCACTTCAAAGGAGTCACAGTCCTGTGACACAATACTACTAAAAATCCTAGCTATATTTTCACAATCACATTTAATCCTGAAACATCTTCTGTTTAATTGCTAATCTCTTCACAAGCAAGGCTTCAGTTTCTTAGCCCTGAACTTGGTATTTCAAGTTCAGCTACATAGCTGAGTACACTTGGCCTCTAAGAACAGATCATCTCACACATGCCTGACAGTCAAGAAGTCACTGCTGCCCAGGAGGAATCTTACGCGCGAACCTCTCGGTTTGTTACCTGCTTTCAAACTTGATGTACCATTAAAAGTACTATCCTGGAGAGAAGTAATCTGAAATGATTAGATCAAAATAACCTGCCAATTAACCATGACATAATTACACCACCTAAATGAGAGCAAAGTCCTCAGAAGACAACAGAATCGCAATGCCTTATTTTAGCTGACTAAAGCTCCAAtggctcttctgcagcacagagctgaattTCAGCTTAGCATTTTACAAACTCCATTAAACATACAGTGGAACCATGCTAACAGCAATCAACTATGTAAGTATTACTCTTAGCAAAGCAgactggtgctgggcatcaggtagacactgaaacaaaaaaccaagaCCTTTGCCTGAGGACAACAATCCAGAgggaattaattttaaacaaagagaACTCAGTTGCCAGAACACTTCAATGCAGTTTTTTCACCACATCATTCTTGCCATTATATCTTTTTCTCCTCATATTTGAGGTGGAACTGTGCAATTACTAAAATATGAGGTGAACAAGCAAGTTTTGTGATGCTACtagtgaaaacaaacacatcaGATGGCAAGGATGGATTAGCCCACAGCTACTATAAACCAATTTCTATACTTTCATGCAAGGAGAGAGCACAACATCTAtgcttttctttgcatcttcatgcagtattttgttattttatttttaaactcttaGGAAAACTCTTCATTTCACCCCTtgctctcagcagagctgcagcattaATGCTTCAAGTGAAACTTGGATACACTATATGATAgctgctgaaacaaaaatgaataaaaaaaggatTCAGAGATTTAATTTCTCTAGAAAATAAGATTTTGCATTTCAACACAGGTTCAGTTTGCCCATAAAGCATTCAAAGCAGGTATTCACAAGCCCCACACTGTCAGCAGAAAACCTTAATGGACAGATCAAACCTTAGTCTATGCCAGACAGGATTCTACAGACATTAAAAAGGGAAACCTATTGACCTGCCACCCACAAACTAACTTCTCATCAGTGTAAAATACATCCTGGAAATCTAAAATACTACAGCCTGTGGGCTGGTGCCAGTCACAGAAACACTGACATCAAGGGTTTCCACACAACTCCGACATCTCAGCTTTGCAGGACAGACTAGATGAGACCATCTATCCGTTCCATGATAAATCCGTTGATAAGGTATTTTCCCCCCTCGCCTCAgagcaagaaaacacaaaactaaaTTGTATTCTTCAATCCTCAAAATATCCCCTCAGCCTGCAAAGCTCAGTTGTTTATAACTAAGAGGAAGAATCCTTACGTACTGATTTCACTCTTACCGTCCTTACAAACGAAGTGTTCTTTATTGGTTCTTGTAAAGCAACTGGAAATGTAGGCAGCAGCATTTTAGCAAGCtacttgaagcaacctgctatGAACATACTTACCTGTACAACAAAATCCATCTCTTCCCAGGTTCCAGTAGCCTTTTTAATACAACAGCACCAGTTTCAAGGAGCATACACGTGATTTAACAGTTTACCAAGTTATTATTCTACTACTCAGAAGCAAtacaaaggcagaaggaaagccCTAGTGAGCCTCAGGAACTGCACGCAGTAACAAATCCGGACACAACCACTTTCTCAGCTGAGTGTGAAATTCCCAGCAGGGTATTCAACTGCATTTTGAATGCCAGCTAGGGAGTAAAGCTAAACGTTCCAAACGTCAATTTACCCACGTCCCTTCCGACACTAGAAAGGAAACTGCTCTCTTCTACCATTAAAACTTTACCCTGAGACCTTCTCTTCTGTAGAGAGGAAACTCTATTACACTACTTTCTAACAAGTTTTCCAAACCTCTTAGTTTACAGTAAGCAATAGGATACCAATGAGATACTTGACATTTTCACTGCTGGTTTTGCACAGCAACAAGAAAATTAAGTCCGGTAAATTCTGACTTGCTGATACCATCTCGAAGGAATTACTTGCGTTGAATTTCCTACCTGTGCTTCCCGCAGCTGCTATTGCTGCTGGcactaacagcagcagcaggttgtagcaaaataccattttattCAGAAGCAGTTGCCGAGTGCAATCTCCAAAACCAGGcacaattaattaattaataaaaaagctATCTACAAGCTGACAGCCTGCCTATCGCCACCAGCAGCCGCCTGTTTGGCCTCGCAGCAGAACTCCCCGGTCTGGCCTCGCCGCGGTTACCCGAAGGGGTGACCCGGGTCCTCACGGTCGCGCCTGGGCACCTCCGGCTCGGTGAGATCCACCTCCGGCAGCACCCTCGGCGCTCCTACCGCCTCCCTGCGCTCCCCCATCCACCCGGGCTCCGGCGGgatcccccccgccccggcccaAGCAGGGCCTGGCCCCGCCGGCCGCCGCCTCACCTCCTCGCTCTCGCCGCGGGAGCCGGCGGCCAGGCGGGAGACGCTCTCGAGCACCTCGCAGAACTGCTCCAGGCTGACGGCCTCGTCGCCGCGGCTGAGGCGCTCCTCCAGCCAGCGCACCAGAGTGCTGTGGTGCCGCGACACCAGCGACTCGGGCAGCGCCGCTTCCCGCAGCCGCGCCGTGGCCTCCCGCAACCGGGCCTGGTCCAGCAGCACCTCAGCCGGaggcagcggcggggccgggctggcggcggggccgggcgggaaGGGAGCGCCGGGCTGAGGCGCGGTGGCCGCCCCGTCCATGCCTTCCTCGGCGCCCCCTTCCTCCTCGTCCTCGCTGCTGTGGCTCGCCGCCGTCCCCATGAGTCCCGCGGAAGCGCCGACGTTGCGACCCGGCGCTCGGCAAAGCCACTTATCCTCCGCCTTCCGCGGCGCCGCCCGGCCCGGCTTAGTCAGCAGCTTCCCGGCCCGCCGCACCTGTCAGCTCcggccggcggcggccgcgccACACTGCCGCCAAGCGCCACCCGGCGCCGCAAAGCCCCGCCCCGGAAAGGCACGGGGCAGTCGCATCGCGCGACACTCGCCGTAAAGCGGAGCGGCGAAAGGGACAGTGTCCACCCAACGCGGGTACACCTGACCGGTGCCGGCCACGCTGCCGTGCGGCGAGGAAAGCGTCGTGAAAGGTCCGGGCGCGGTCGTGGCGCGGCCCCAtgcggcggggcgcggcggcgggggcggCGCTGCTGTGCCTGGGGGCCGCCTGCCTGCTGGGCCGCGGGTTCGATCCCCGCGCCTGGCTGCCGCTGCCCCGCGgccggctgctgagcagcgccGAGCTGGCCCGGTACCGCGGGGCGCCGGGCGAGCCCGGCCTCTACCTCGCCGTCTTGGGCCGTGTGTTCGACGTGGAGCGCGGCCGCAGACACTATGGCCCCGGAGGTGCCTACAGCGGCCTCGCAGGTACCTCTGGAGGGGCAGGGGAGGCCTCCGGGACCAGGGTTTGGGCCTGTCAGCGGGCTGGAGGGCCAGGCTGGGGTTGGCCTCCTGCCCGCGTTCCGCTGCCTGCCCCACAGGGAGAGATGCCACCAGAGCATTCGCCACCGGCGACTTCACCGCGGCGGGGCTGGTGGATGATGTCTCAGCGCTGTCACCAGGCCAGCTGCTGGCCGTCCAGAGCTGGCTGGCCTTCTACAGCGAGCACTACGAGCCCGTGGGTAGGTGGTTCGGTCGGGGTGGCCGCAGCGAGGGAAACCTGCCTGCAGCGCGGGGATGGGAGTCGGGAACCCCCAAGGACAGAAGGGGTGTAAAGCTCAGCTTGGTTTTAATACTGGGCTGTGGCCGAGATCCGCCTTTTTTTGTCgttaaataacaaatttaaaCCCTGTTCGTTTTCCTTGCCTGGAAACACTGCGCTCTTCGTTGCTCTTCTCTGCCAGGGAAGCTGGTGGGCAGGTTCTATGATGAATACGGGGCACCGACAGAAGCTTTAAGGCAGGCTGAGGCTGCCATTGAGGAAGCTCTGAAGTTCCAAGCAGAAAGCgagcagaggaagcagcagtttCCACCCTGCAACTCAGAATGGAGCTCTGCTGCGGGCAGCCGGTTCTGGTGCTCCAAAGAGAGGTAAAATCTTTCCTCCTGCTGTCATGCCTGGGCCCTCTGGAACAGAGCGTTTCCGACCTTTCTTTGGATGCCC
The Lathamus discolor isolate bLatDis1 chromosome 14, bLatDis1.hap1, whole genome shotgun sequence genome window above contains:
- the LOC136021739 gene encoding neuferricin produces the protein MRRGAAAGAALLCLGAACLLGRGFDPRAWLPLPRGRLLSSAELARYRGAPGEPGLYLAVLGRVFDVERGRRHYGPGGAYSGLAGRDATRAFATGDFTAAGLVDDVSALSPGQLLAVQSWLAFYSEHYEPVGKLVGRFYDEYGAPTEALRQAEAAIEEALKFQAESEQRKQQFPPCNSEWSSAAGSRFWCSKESGGVSRDWTGVPRKLFHPGSKGSRCVCVRTSGPPWGQPDSTEHRDRGDLDNPHLQEYSGCPPLAEQCVLKE